The region CACCTCCGGCGTTGGGGTCGCAAGGGGCCACTTGATGTTAGGCGCAGATCGATCGCTCGTACACGGCGCGGTGTTTCCCCGGCCCCTTGTAGTCGTTGATCACGGACACGCCCTGCTCTTTGGTGTCTCCGCGAACGTTGCTGAAGCCCAAGGCGAGCCATGCCGCGTGCGCGGCGTGGTTGTCGGGTTCTGATGTGAGGAAGAGGCGCCGGCACCCCCAGAGGGCGCCTTGGCGGTGAACTTCTTCTACGAGCGCCCGCGTGACCCCTTGACGTCGGTGGCTGGGGTGCGTCATCACGTCCTGCAGGTAGATCTCTGACGGGTCGATCTGGCTTCGGAAGGCGATCACGCTGCCTACGACCTGCCCGTCGACGATGGCGAGTGGGCAGGTGTTGGCGAACATCGTGGCGTACAGCCAGTAGTCCGATGAGCCCCGTAGCCTGATGTACGGCTCTCCGAGCGCCAGCAGTTTCTCGAGGTCGGGAATGCGGTCGACCGTGAGCGGGGTGATGATCATGAGCGGTTTCCTTCGGTGAGCTCGATCGATGCGGCGAGGTCCCGCGCGGCGATGGCGGGGTCTAGGGAGTCGGTGACTCCGCGACCGACGACGAGGATGTCCCAGGAGCGTCGTCGGCTGGCTTCGACGTCGGTGGGTTCGAAGCCACCGGAGACCGCGACCGGCAGCTTGGTCCACGACCTGATGAGTTGCGCCTGGTCGAGTGGGTGGAAACCGGCCACGCCCAAGTCGATGTTCGTGGTGATGGCGAAGCCGTCGACTCCCGCGCGTTCCATATCCTGGACCCAGCCTTGGACCAACCGGCCCTCGGGCACGTCGATGATGATGGGGACAGCAAGCCGTTTGCTCGCTTCGACGGCAGCGGACACGCTGGCGATGCTGGCGGGTCCGATGAGCAGCACGACGTCGGCTCCGGCCTCGGTCGCGAGGACCACCTGGTCGCGTCCCCAATCTGCCGACATCATCTCGGCGACGATCCAGGCATCGGGCGTTTGCTGCTTGATGGCGCTGATGGCTTGAATGCCGACGCTTTTGACGAGTGGGTCGCCGACCTCGATGAATTGCACCCCAGCGTTGGCGGCGGCCCGTGCGACGGCGATGGCGTAGTCGATGTCGCGGACGTCGAGCGCGACTTGAAGTGCGCGTCCGTCTCGGAGACGGCGGAAGGCTTCCTTGCTGATGCCTCCAGCCGTGCTCGTGGCTGTGCCGTCTTGGACGAGCAGGTTGGCTTCGGTGCGAACGAGCCAGTCAGCCGAGGCGATGCCTTGGTTGACCAGGGCGGATTGGACGTTCGTGGGCAGCCGTAGGGCACCGGTGCGGGTTTCTCGGAGCAGGCCGAACAGGGCGCTGCGAGATGAGTCCTTGTCCTGGATCGGTTGTCTGCCGGACTTGAGTAGGAGCCGCTGGGCGGCGACTCGGACATTTCGAGGACCGTTTCGCCATGCCGCCTGGGCCCTGATGACTAGGTCGGCGGCCGAGTCGTTGTCTCCGACTCGGGCGGCAAGCCCTTGGAGGAGACGCTCGCGGACGTGCCAGTTCCGGTCGTCGAGGAGAGTCGCGAGTAGGTGTTCCACGCCGGGTGCGGCCGAGCGGCCGACGGCTTCGGCGACGGCGGCGCGGACTTTGTAGTCGCGGTCCGCGGCCAACGATTCCATGATCGAGATCATCGTAGGGTGTGGGATAGCGCGGCCCGCTCGGATCCCCTCGGCGAGGGCGGCGCGGGCTCGCCAGTCGGGGTGGGCCAGCAGTGCCTTCAGCTCTTGGGAACTGCCGTCGTCGGTGGCGAGAAAGACGTAGAAGTGTCGAGCGATAAACACCGCGTCTTCTACGGTGTTGAGTTGCGCAAGACGGATGAAGTCGTGGATGGCCGCG is a window of Micromonospora polyrhachis DNA encoding:
- a CDS encoding GNAT family N-acetyltransferase, yielding MIITPLTVDRIPDLEKLLALGEPYIRLRGSSDYWLYATMFANTCPLAIVDGQVVGSVIAFRSQIDPSEIYLQDVMTHPSHRRQGVTRALVEEVHRQGALWGCRRLFLTSEPDNHAAHAAWLALGFSNVRGDTKEQGVSVINDYKGPGKHRAVYERSICA